ACTTTGCAGGATGTGCAGTTGTTATATCTCACGACCGCTGGTTCTTAGATAGAATTTGTACTCATATTCTTGCTTTTGAAGGTGATTCTCAAGTATATTTCTTCGAAGGATCGTTCTCTGAATATGAAGAAAATAAGAAGAAACGATTAGGTGGAGACATTATGCCGAAACGAATTAAATATAAAAAATTAATTAGATAATTTCTGAAGCTCACCTTTCCGGTGAGCTTTTTTTTAAAAGAATCTTAATTAGCGTTAAAAGTTCTAAAATAAAGAGATGTTATATTAAATAAAGTTAAAGTATTGATTTTTAGAAAATAAAATGAATTTCTCAGGGTTTTATTAGTGTAGATTATCAATTTCCTGCGCAGTTAATTCAATAAGCTACCAATCAATAAGTTTAATTTTAAAACAATCAAAAATGAATAATTATTTTAGAAAAGTAGCTTTTTTAATGCTATTCTTATGTGCAGGAATTTATGGAAGTGTTAGTGCTTTTGAAAAACCATCAGATCAAGTTACTTCAATTCAGGATGAAAAAAATTTAGTAGCAACTTTTGAAGACTATACAGAAGAAGGATTTAAGTTTTTATTGAAAGATGGAAATTCAATGACTTTCAGTTTGATAGCAGATGAGTTATTAGAATCTTATGATCTAAAATCCGACGAATACAAAGGAAAACTTTTTCAAATTACTTATCTTTCAGAAGAGAAAGATGGAGAAATTACACATAAAATAACAGGATTAAAAGAGTTAAAATCTCAGGAAGAAAATTCTTAATTTATAAGAGTTTAATTATTAACGCCAGTAAGTTTAAGCTTACTGGCGTTTTTGTTTTGAAGATGAGCCCAACAAGAATGATCTTTTAAATTATGTTAACCTTTTCATGATATCAACATTAAAAGTCAAAATCATTTAATAAATAATCATATAAAATCATGAAAAAAACAAAATTTAAAATTTCGTATTTATTAATTATGCTTGTGTTAATATGTAATTTTTCTTGTAGTTCAGAAGATGGCATGGATGGTATAGATGGAATGCAAGGTCCACAAGGAGAACAAGGTTTACCAGGAACAGACGGTAAAGACGGGAATGCAAATGTTATCGTAAAAACTGTAGATAATGTTGTTTGGACAGTAGGAAGTTTTTTAGGTCAAGAAGCAAATCTTTTTGAAATTAATGACACAGATATAACTCAAGAAGTACTTGATAATTCATTAATCCTTGTGTATTTCAAATTAGTTACAGGAGAAGCTTGGTATCCTATGACATATGCGTTTCCTTTTGATAATGGGAATGATGAAGTAATTACTTTTACATATGAGTTAAATAAAATTAATATTTACGCTTTAAAGTCTACAGGACCATTAAATGCAAGCATAGATGATATTCGTTATTTTATTATTGAAGGAAACTCTGCTGTAGCATCAAGAGAGGATCTAAGTAAACTTTCTTACGAAGAAGCATTAAAACGATTTAAGTTGTTGGAATAAAATAGTATATGCTGAAATAATGTAAATTTGGTCATAAAAATCTTAATAAAGATTTTAGAGATAGATTATTGTTAATCTATCTTTTTTTATGGAGTGTAATTTTAGCATATTCTTAAAATATATAAGTTTTATTATCAGACTGATAAAAATAGAAGATTTCTTGATGTTTGTGTTCTTTGTCTACCAAATAGATTGTAATTTTCGGACTTAATGGACAATTTAATGCCATGAGTAAATATTATATATTCGATTTCGACAGTACGCTTACTAAAGTAGAAGCGTTGGATGTTTTAGCTGAAATAACCTTAGCGAACAATCCAAAAAAAGAAGAGGTAATTAATGAAATTATCAAAATCACAAACCTTGGGATTGATGGAGATATCTCCTTTACCCAGTCGTTAGAACGTAGAATAAAGTTACTTAATGCAAAACGATCCGATTTAAATTTGTTAATTCAAGAACTAAAGAAAAGAGTCTCCAGTTCCATTGAAAGAAATAAAGAGTTTTTCGAATCTTACTCAGAGAATATTTATGTAATTTCTGCAGGATTCAAAGAATTCATTATACCTATAGTTGCAGAATATAATATTCCAGCAGAAAGAGTATTTGCGAATACTTTTGAGTTTAGTCAAGATGGAGAAATTATAGGATTCGATAGAGACAACGTTCTTTCTGTACACAACGGTAAAATAGCTTGTTTACAAAATTTACAATTAGATGGAGAAATCCAAGTAATTGGAGATGGTTACAGCGATTATATCACAAAAGAAGCAGGAGTAGCCGACAAGTTTTTTGCTTATACAGAAAATGTTCAGCGTGAAAAAACAATTAAAAACGCTGATTATATTACACCAAATTTAGACGAATTTTTATTTATAAACGATTTGCCAAGAAATATATCATATCCAAAAAACCGCATCAAAATGTTACTATTAGAAAACATACATGCAGATGCGTACGAAAAATTTACAAACGATGGCTTTACAGTCGAAACTGTAGGAAGAAGTTTATCTGAAGAAGAATTGATTGAAAAATTACAAGATGTTCATGTAATTGGAATCCGTTCGAAAACTCAAATCACAAAAAAAGTAATTGAAAATGCTCCTAGATTATTGGCAGTTGGTGCATTTTGTATTGGAACAAAACAGATTGATTTAGACGCATGTAAAGAAAACGGAATAGTCGTTTTTAATGCTCCTTACAGTAATACAAGATCTGTAGTTGAATTAGCCATTGGAGAAATTATTATGTTGATGCGTAGTGTTTTTCAACGTAGTACAGAAATTCATAACGGAGAATGGAACAAAACCGCTCAAGGTTCTAAAGAAGTTAGAGGAAAAAAACTAGGTATCGTAGGATACGGAAATATAGGAAAACAATTATCTGTTTTAGCTGAAGCTTTAGGAATGGATGTGTACTATTATGATGTTGAAGATAAATTAGCTTTAGGTAATGCTACTAAAATGAATTCTTTAGCTGATTTATTAGCTATTTCAGACGTGGTAACATTACACGTAGATGACAATTCTTTAAATAGAAATTACATAGGAGCTAAAGAAATTTCTCAAATGAAAGATGGAGCTCATTTAGTAAATCTATCTAGAGGTTTCGTTGTAGATATTCCAGCATTAACAGAGGCATTAAAATCAGGTAAGTTAGCCGGAGCTGCTGTAGATGTTTATCCTGAAGAACCTAGAAAAAATGGAGATTTTTACACCGATTTAAAAGGTTTGCCTAATGTAATTTTAACACCTCATGTTGGTGGTAGTACAGAAGAAGCTCAAAGAGATATAGCAGATTTTGTTCCTGGGAAGATTATGGCATACATAAATTCTGGAAATACTGTGGATGCAGTAAATTTCCCAAATATCCGTTTACCAAAACAACAAAATTCACATCGTTTTTTGCATATGCATAAAAATGTGTCTGGTGTTATGGCAAATATTAACAAAGTTGTTGCAGAGTTTGGTTTAAATATCGTTGGTCAGTATTTATCTACAGATCCTAAAGTTGGGTACGTAATTACTGATGTAGACAAAGATTACAACCAAGATGTTATTCAAGAATTAAAAAATGTTGAAGGAACACTTCGCTTTAGAGTTTTATACTAAAAATATAATTCAATACAGTTAAATATATTAAAAGCCTTGTTTTTATAAAACAAGGCTTTTTTTAGTAGTAAACTTTATAAAAAAGTTTGGTTAAATAAGTTTCACTTTATTTTAACGAGTCAATATTAGATTGAATAGACCAAGCAAAATCTAACATTAATCTTTTCTGAAAAATAGAGTCTTTATAGCTAAGATATGTGTCACCAACATATGGAGCAGTACTACCATTTTTAGTATTAATAGTAGCAGACATATGACAACTCATACAATTAGAAAGTGTTCCAATATTAGTAGCAATTTTAGTTCCTTTATTGTAAACATAGCTCGTAGCTTCATCAAAGAAACTAGTATCAAATCCAGATTCTAAATAAGGATTATAACCAATAACTAGTTCTCCTTCATTTTTTCCTCCAATATAAGGTTGTGCTGGGATAAGCATAGAGTAAGCTATATCCATAGCATAATGATTAGCAGCTCCTTGTAAAGCTATTCCGTGTTTTGCAGAA
This genomic stretch from Tenacibaculum jejuense harbors:
- a CDS encoding collagen-like protein — encoded protein: MKKTKFKISYLLIMLVLICNFSCSSEDGMDGIDGMQGPQGEQGLPGTDGKDGNANVIVKTVDNVVWTVGSFLGQEANLFEINDTDITQEVLDNSLILVYFKLVTGEAWYPMTYAFPFDNGNDEVITFTYELNKINIYALKSTGPLNASIDDIRYFIIEGNSAVASREDLSKLSYEEALKRFKLLE
- the serA gene encoding phosphoglycerate dehydrogenase — translated: MSKYYIFDFDSTLTKVEALDVLAEITLANNPKKEEVINEIIKITNLGIDGDISFTQSLERRIKLLNAKRSDLNLLIQELKKRVSSSIERNKEFFESYSENIYVISAGFKEFIIPIVAEYNIPAERVFANTFEFSQDGEIIGFDRDNVLSVHNGKIACLQNLQLDGEIQVIGDGYSDYITKEAGVADKFFAYTENVQREKTIKNADYITPNLDEFLFINDLPRNISYPKNRIKMLLLENIHADAYEKFTNDGFTVETVGRSLSEEELIEKLQDVHVIGIRSKTQITKKVIENAPRLLAVGAFCIGTKQIDLDACKENGIVVFNAPYSNTRSVVELAIGEIIMLMRSVFQRSTEIHNGEWNKTAQGSKEVRGKKLGIVGYGNIGKQLSVLAEALGMDVYYYDVEDKLALGNATKMNSLADLLAISDVVTLHVDDNSLNRNYIGAKEISQMKDGAHLVNLSRGFVVDIPALTEALKSGKLAGAAVDVYPEEPRKNGDFYTDLKGLPNVILTPHVGGSTEEAQRDIADFVPGKIMAYINSGNTVDAVNFPNIRLPKQQNSHRFLHMHKNVSGVMANINKVVAEFGLNIVGQYLSTDPKVGYVITDVDKDYNQDVIQELKNVEGTLRFRVLY